In the Campylobacter sp. RM6914 genome, one interval contains:
- the murA gene encoding UDP-N-acetylglucosamine 1-carboxyvinyltransferase — MHYLQIQGGAKLSGEVAISGAKNAALPLIALTLLAKNELKLTNVPNVADIKTLAQLLVNLGASCEFEDPNTLKVNTSSVNSTMANYDIVRKMRASILTLGPLLSRFGHCEVSLPGGCAIGQRPIDLHLSALEKMGANIEIKQGYIVASAPNGLNGARIVFDKITVTGSENIIMAAALAHGTTRLLNVAKEPEVVQVCEILKASGINIEGIGTSELVIEGSGQRLLTIPDIKVIPDRIEAGTYLCAGAITNSKITVTKVNAKHMLAVIAKLEEMGFGIEIDDDKITISPAKEIKPCEIITTEYPGFPTDMQAQFMALALVANGVSVIDERLFENRFMHVSELARMGADIRLNGHIASVYGGSELNSADVMATDLRASSALILAALVAKGETRVHRIYHLDRGYENLELKFKQLGANITRLEE, encoded by the coding sequence ATGCATTATTTGCAAATACAAGGCGGAGCGAAACTAAGTGGCGAAGTTGCTATAAGTGGTGCTAAAAACGCAGCTCTCCCGTTGATCGCACTAACACTGCTTGCTAAAAATGAATTAAAACTTACAAATGTTCCAAATGTTGCAGATATTAAGACTCTAGCACAGTTGCTTGTAAATTTAGGCGCTAGTTGTGAATTTGAAGATCCAAATACTCTTAAGGTCAATACAAGTAGTGTAAATTCGACCATGGCAAACTATGACATAGTTAGAAAAATGAGAGCATCTATCTTAACTCTTGGTCCTTTATTATCCCGTTTTGGACATTGTGAGGTTAGTTTGCCAGGAGGTTGTGCCATCGGTCAAAGACCTATAGACCTTCACCTTAGTGCGCTTGAAAAAATGGGCGCAAATATCGAAATAAAACAAGGTTATATCGTGGCTAGTGCACCAAATGGACTAAATGGAGCTCGCATAGTTTTTGACAAGATAACCGTAACCGGAAGCGAAAACATCATCATGGCGGCAGCTTTAGCACATGGAACTACAAGGCTTTTAAACGTGGCAAAAGAGCCTGAAGTCGTGCAAGTGTGTGAAATTTTAAAGGCATCTGGCATAAACATAGAGGGCATAGGAACTAGTGAGCTAGTAATCGAAGGAAGCGGTCAAAGATTACTTACGATACCTGACATAAAAGTTATCCCTGATAGGATAGAAGCAGGTACTTACCTTTGCGCAGGTGCTATAACAAATTCTAAGATAACAGTAACTAAAGTAAATGCAAAACACATGCTTGCCGTTATAGCAAAGCTTGAAGAGATGGGTTTTGGCATAGAGATAGATGATGATAAGATAACGATAAGTCCAGCTAAAGAGATCAAGCCTTGTGAGATCATAACGACTGAGTATCCAGGATTTCCTACTGATATGCAAGCGCAGTTTATGGCATTAGCCCTTGTTGCAAACGGCGTTAGCGTGATAGATGAAAGACTCTTTGAAAATCGCTTTATGCACGTAAGTGAGCTGGCTAGAATGGGCGCTGATATCAGACTAAATGGTCATATCGCAAGTGTTTATGGCGGCAGTGAGCTAAATTCCGCCGATGTTATGGCAACTGATCTTAGAGCAAGCTCTGCACTTATCTTGGCAGCTCTTGTTGCAAAAGGTGAAACAAGAGTTCATAGGATATATCATCTTGATAGAGGCTATGAGAATTTAGAGCTTAAATTTAAACAACTTGGTGCAAATATCACAAGACTAGAGGAATGA
- a CDS encoding UbiX family flavin prenyltransferase, translating to MKSVIIAITGASGVNLGLKLINEAKKYAKIHAVISHAAKKTLLLEEGIEISKFEDKGVKFYDDDDTGAAIASGSFKIDAMIVAPCSINTLAKIHAGFADTLITRAATVSLKERRRLVLAVREMPFSTISLEHMSKLSLCGAVIAPPILGYYAGVKTLKDMENFIIGKWLDLLDIENEIYKRWN from the coding sequence ATGAAAAGCGTAATCATAGCAATAACCGGAGCCAGTGGTGTAAATTTAGGGCTAAAGCTCATAAATGAAGCTAAAAAATATGCCAAAATCCATGCCGTAATTAGTCATGCGGCCAAAAAAACTTTGCTGTTAGAAGAAGGTATCGAAATAAGCAAATTTGAAGATAAGGGTGTTAAATTTTACGATGACGATGATACAGGTGCGGCTATCGCATCGGGCTCGTTTAAGATAGATGCGATGATAGTTGCGCCCTGCTCTATAAATACTTTGGCTAAAATTCATGCCGGGTTTGCCGATACTTTGATAACTAGAGCGGCTACAGTTAGTCTAAAAGAGCGAAGAAGGCTTGTTTTGGCGGTTAGAGAGATGCCTTTTTCAACCATATCCTTAGAGCATATGTCTAAACTATCACTTTGTGGAGCAGTTATCGCTCCGCCTATCTTGGGGTATTATGCAGGAGTTAAGACATTAAAAGACATGGAAAATTTTATAATCGGCAAATGGCTTGATTTGCTTGATATAGAAAATGAAATTTACAAAAGATGGAACTAA
- a CDS encoding SixA phosphatase family protein, translated as MHKIYFIRHAKAQKENKDTSKDFSRELTSRGKENAKFMAQRLLKHKIIPNAIFSSSAKRCEQTAKIISQNINFKHKIILKDELYDISTDKLIEFVQNLDEDIKEVFIILHNPSITEISELLSDSFIGNIPTSGIFCVKIKTTFNQIKEGSAKALFFDYPKKHKK; from the coding sequence ATGCATAAAATTTATTTTATCAGACACGCAAAAGCGCAAAAGGAAAATAAAGACACAAGCAAAGACTTTAGTAGAGAGCTTACTTCACGTGGCAAAGAAAATGCAAAATTTATGGCACAAAGGCTACTAAAACACAAAATCATACCAAATGCCATTTTTTCAAGCAGTGCAAAACGTTGCGAACAGACGGCAAAAATCATCTCTCAAAATATAAATTTCAAACACAAAATCATCCTCAAAGACGAACTTTATGATATAAGCACAGATAAACTTATAGAATTTGTGCAAAATTTAGACGAAGATATAAAAGAGGTTTTCATCATACTTCATAATCCAAGCATAACTGAAATTTCAGAACTTCTAAGCGACTCTTTTATCGGTAACATTCCAACGAGTGGAATTTTTTGTGTTAAGATAAAAACAACTTTTAATCAAATAAAAGAGGGGAGTGCAAAAGCGCTTTTCTTTGACTACCCCAAAAAACACAAAAAATAA
- the coaD gene encoding pantetheine-phosphate adenylyltransferase yields the protein MKACIYPGTFDPITNGHLDVIRRATKIFDKVIVAVAKNDSKKPLFSFEKRVNMVEISIQNFKNVCVEGFDNLLVDFAKQRGINTVIRGLRAVSDFEYELQIGYANAALWEDFETVYLMPSLKNAFISSSIVRSVFLHNGDVSKLVPVEILEILKAK from the coding sequence GTGAAAGCGTGCATATATCCGGGCACTTTTGATCCTATAACCAACGGACACCTTGACGTTATAAGGCGTGCTACTAAAATTTTTGATAAAGTAATAGTCGCGGTAGCTAAAAATGATAGTAAAAAGCCGTTATTTAGCTTTGAAAAACGTGTAAATATGGTAGAAATTTCGATACAAAATTTTAAAAATGTTTGTGTTGAAGGTTTTGATAATTTACTGGTTGATTTTGCTAAGCAAAGAGGCATAAACACAGTGATACGGGGTCTTAGAGCGGTAAGCGACTTTGAATACGAACTGCAAATAGGCTATGCAAACGCTGCGCTTTGGGAGGATTTTGAGACGGTTTATCTTATGCCAAGCCTTAAAAATGCTTTCATCTCAAGCTCGATAGTTCGTTCGGTATTTTTGCACAACGGCGATGTAAGCAAGCTTGTACCAGTTGAAATTTTAGAAATTTTAAAGGCAAAGTGA
- a CDS encoding rhomboid family intramembrane serine protease, producing the protein MVTYILICINCLIYLFVGQNFNTIFGLNAGFAQNFIFSFQPLTSMFLHGSLSHLIMNMVVLFQFGSILERNLGHFRFLLIYILGGIATSFLTLIYVYYMLYFNAQVVTVVGASGAICVLLGVLSFLTDKETRKGLVIALLLMSFAPLFFGVNIAWYAHLLGFAIGYIYAKMSFK; encoded by the coding sequence ATCGTTACTTACATATTAATATGCATAAATTGTCTTATATATCTTTTTGTCGGACAAAATTTTAATACAATTTTTGGCCTAAACGCCGGTTTTGCTCAAAATTTTATATTTTCTTTTCAGCCGCTAACATCGATGTTCTTACATGGTTCGCTTTCGCATCTAATTATGAATATGGTTGTTTTGTTTCAATTTGGCTCTATTTTAGAGCGAAATTTGGGACATTTTAGATTTTTACTTATATATATTTTAGGTGGCATTGCAACTTCGTTTTTAACACTCATTTATGTGTATTATATGCTTTATTTTAATGCGCAAGTTGTCACTGTAGTTGGTGCAAGTGGCGCGATATGTGTTCTTTTGGGCGTTTTGTCGTTTTTGACAGACAAAGAGACGCGAAAAGGACTTGTTATAGCACTTTTGCTTATGAGTTTTGCTCCGTTATTTTTTGGAGTAAATATCGCTTGGTATGCGCATTTGCTTGGTTTTGCGATAGGATATATTTATGCTAAAATGTCATTTAAATAA
- a CDS encoding NlpC/P60 family protein — protein sequence MLKRSIVLATLIVLFTGCATLNQNKKLPINEAIKTDAPLQKKEEQTYLEAYLDKDKQDTREHKNFGSFFNKYLNTKIGGDCSGFISVVNKKHENMYFDEKSISKHYDKSGRKSKAIFNLYSSKKQISFTEPRVGDLIFFANTLGRAAGKNKDKSNITHIGIVTEVAKDGTVKFIHNYSGKITHSYMNLRQKNTYKIGEKEINSYMLRCKSNKTSCLASNRFAGYGIVR from the coding sequence ATGCTTAAGCGTTCCATAGTTTTAGCTACTTTGATCGTTCTTTTTACAGGTTGTGCTACTCTTAATCAAAACAAAAAACTACCCATAAACGAGGCCATAAAAACAGACGCCCCTCTCCAAAAAAAAGAAGAGCAAACATACTTGGAAGCGTATCTTGACAAAGATAAACAAGATACTCGAGAGCATAAAAATTTCGGGTCGTTTTTTAATAAATACCTAAACACAAAAATAGGCGGTGACTGCTCCGGTTTCATATCAGTGGTAAATAAAAAACACGAAAATATGTATTTTGATGAGAAAAGCATATCAAAACACTACGATAAGTCAGGTAGAAAGTCAAAGGCTATCTTTAACCTATATAGTAGCAAAAAGCAAATTTCATTTACCGAACCCAGGGTTGGGGATCTGATATTTTTTGCAAATACCCTAGGAAGAGCCGCAGGTAAAAATAAAGACAAAAGCAACATAACCCACATCGGTATAGTCACCGAAGTAGCAAAAGATGGAACGGTTAAATTTATACATAATTACAGCGGCAAAATAACACATAGTTATATGAATTTAAGACAAAAAAACACATATAAGATCGGGGAAAAAGAGATCAACAGCTATATGTTAAGATGTAAAAGCAACAAAACAAGCTGCCTTGCTTCAAATAGATTTGCCGGATATGGCATAGTAAGGTAG
- the flgA gene encoding flagellar basal body P-ring formation chaperone FlgA produces the protein MYCIDQDEISLYTFGFDGEDNEILNLNGQRAAKIDTKELHEILTANFKTYKDKSGGSVSFVRNCTLMDNVLMSFLHALSDEFSGIKIESVDIKPQSTLPENFNDFRLENIFINSKDRSSGTFRASFEQPDLTSKSIFFQYSFKAKMPVFLALNSMDHKHILGLLDYQSGYVEFNKYQKDYISSFPSSTLITRTKIKAGEILSTKHFIAASLVKKGDSVKAVLNEGGVSIIIEVKALENGNLGDIIKIRTRDNKILSAVVSSSKQVMIQ, from the coding sequence ATGTATTGTATCGATCAAGATGAAATTTCACTTTATACATTTGGGTTTGACGGCGAAGATAATGAAATTTTAAATTTAAACGGACAAAGAGCCGCAAAGATAGATACAAAAGAACTTCACGAAATTTTAACGGCAAATTTTAAAACATATAAAGATAAAAGCGGAGGAAGCGTATCCTTTGTTAGAAATTGCACACTTATGGATAATGTATTAATGAGTTTTTTACACGCTCTTAGTGATGAATTTTCAGGGATAAAGATAGAAAGTGTCGATATAAAACCTCAAAGCACATTGCCTGAAAATTTTAATGATTTTCGTCTTGAAAATATCTTTATAAATTCAAAAGATCGTTCAAGCGGAACATTTAGGGCCTCGTTTGAACAACCCGATCTTACCTCAAAAAGCATATTTTTCCAATACTCTTTTAAAGCTAAAATGCCTGTATTTTTGGCTCTTAACTCAATGGATCATAAACATATCTTGGGCCTTCTTGACTATCAAAGTGGGTATGTTGAGTTTAATAAATATCAAAAAGATTATATCTCGTCGTTTCCAAGCTCAACTTTGATAACCAGAACAAAGATAAAAGCAGGTGAAATTCTCTCGACAAAACACTTTATAGCAGCTTCTTTAGTAAAAAAAGGAGACAGTGTCAAGGCGGTGCTAAATGAAGGCGGTGTTAGTATTATAATCGAAGTAAAAGCGCTTGAAAATGGAAATTTGGGTGATATTATTAAGATTAGAACAAGGGATAATAAAATTTTATCTGCAGTTGTCTCCTCATCAAAACAGGTGATGATCCAATGA
- a CDS encoding ferritin-like domain-containing protein, translated as MNFFDELFEIINESDISTKFNKFQIFYDKFKANEDINLKRNSPAQELKTPCYASFCDVVSMKEFNKKTKPKDKKLAFIHSVAHIEFSAIDIALDACYRFDNLPRTYYLDWLEVAQDEIRHFNMIENLLKEQGTKYGDLSVHDGLFIALCKTQESLVERMALLPRYMEANGLDANAHIIQKLQKEGGDKELIGALNVILQEEISHVSKGDKWFKFACKQLNINPNEYINIIQTLYPNSFKTSRELNEADRLKAGFSKEELEMIKNLQKSQNA; from the coding sequence ATGAATTTTTTTGATGAACTTTTTGAGATTATAAACGAAAGCGACATAAGCACTAAATTTAATAAATTTCAGATATTTTACGACAAATTTAAAGCAAATGAAGATATAAATTTAAAAAGAAACTCACCCGCACAAGAGCTTAAAACTCCTTGTTACGCAAGTTTTTGTGATGTCGTCAGCATGAAAGAATTTAACAAAAAGACAAAACCAAAAGATAAAAAGCTAGCCTTTATCCACTCTGTGGCCCATATAGAATTTAGCGCTATAGACATCGCTCTTGATGCATGTTATCGTTTTGATAATCTGCCAAGAACATACTATCTAGACTGGCTTGAAGTAGCACAAGACGAGATAAGACACTTTAATATGATAGAAAATTTACTTAAAGAGCAGGGCACAAAATACGGTGACTTAAGTGTTCATGACGGACTTTTTATCGCCCTTTGCAAGACGCAAGAAAGCCTTGTTGAACGTATGGCGCTTTTGCCAAGATATATGGAGGCAAACGGACTTGACGCAAACGCTCATATCATACAAAAACTTCAAAAAGAGGGCGGAGATAAAGAGCTTATTGGGGCGTTAAATGTCATTTTGCAAGAGGAAATTTCTCATGTCAGCAAAGGCGATAAGTGGTTTAAATTTGCTTGCAAACAGCTAAATATAAATCCAAACGAATACATAAATATCATACAAACCCTCTATCCAAATTCCTTTAAAACAAGTAGAGAGCTAAATGAAGCAGATAGACTAAAAGCCGGCTTTAGCAAAGAAGAACTTGAGATGATCAAAAATTTACAAAAGTCTCAAAATGCATAA
- a CDS encoding molybdopterin molybdotransferase MoeA, whose protein sequence is MEVFEAIDEIFRNFNPPYSLEILPINEACGRILSKDVVAVKNLPCFDNSALDGYAVKFEDKDKPFVLIDSVLAGDKRTTKINQNECIKIMTGAKMPLGADTVMRLEECIVDKNLIHAPNNLKKGDAYRFAAEEVKIGEILLKKGEKLNARAVMMLAAQGISFVEVFALPRIGIYSSGDEIVEPWQNADDDQIYNANAVGIGAILTLNGFQSSYLGIIKDSFEATVTALNQSNKFDVIICSGGASKGEADFMKKALEAIGFNELFNKVNMRPGAPFKAYEKDGKMVFVLPGNPMAAYLCANLFILPLLLSQRLKFEKVTLKENIKIKPGRANIVLGSVDNFEFHVTNENRYGSGMIKPLLKSNAIYISNPSESEILANSDIFITRIS, encoded by the coding sequence ATGGAAGTTTTTGAAGCTATAGATGAGATTTTTAGAAATTTTAATCCGCCCTATTCGCTGGAAATTTTACCTATAAATGAAGCTTGTGGTAGGATTTTGAGTAAAGATGTCGTGGCGGTTAAAAATTTACCCTGCTTTGACAACTCTGCGCTTGACGGCTATGCTGTAAAATTTGAAGATAAAGACAAGCCTTTTGTATTGATTGATAGCGTTCTTGCAGGAGATAAGCGAACTACTAAGATAAATCAAAACGAATGCATAAAGATAATGACAGGAGCTAAAATGCCTCTTGGGGCTGATACCGTCATGCGTCTTGAAGAGTGTATCGTAGATAAAAATTTAATCCATGCTCCTAATAATTTAAAAAAAGGGGACGCTTATAGATTTGCCGCCGAAGAGGTGAAAATAGGTGAAATTTTGCTTAAAAAAGGCGAAAAACTAAACGCAAGAGCGGTTATGATGTTGGCTGCACAAGGTATTAGCTTTGTTGAAGTTTTTGCATTGCCACGCATTGGAATTTACTCAAGCGGAGATGAGATAGTAGAACCTTGGCAAAATGCCGACGATGATCAAATTTATAATGCAAATGCCGTTGGTATCGGCGCCATACTCACTCTAAATGGCTTTCAAAGCTCTTATCTTGGCATTATTAAAGATAGCTTTGAAGCGACCGTGACCGCCTTAAATCAAAGCAATAAATTTGATGTTATTATCTGTTCCGGTGGTGCAAGCAAGGGAGAGGCTGACTTTATGAAAAAAGCCCTTGAAGCTATCGGTTTTAATGAACTTTTTAATAAGGTAAATATGCGTCCTGGAGCGCCATTTAAAGCATATGAAAAAGACGGAAAAATGGTTTTTGTCTTGCCCGGTAACCCAATGGCAGCATATCTTTGTGCAAATTTATTTATACTTCCGTTGCTTTTATCGCAGAGACTAAAATTTGAAAAAGTAACGCTAAAAGAAAATATAAAAATAAAACCGGGACGAGCAAATATCGTGTTAGGAAGCGTTGATAATTTTGAGTTTCATGTTACCAATGAAAACAGATACGGCTCCGGAATGATAAAACCACTCTTAAAAAGTAACGCTATTTATATCTCAAATCCAAGCGAAAGTGAAATTTTAGCAAATTCTGACATTTTTATCACAAGGATCTCTTGA
- the tmk gene encoding dTMP kinase — MYILFEGIDGVGKSTQIELLSAKYQNPIITKEPGGTEFGVHVREILLGGKFKLSPRAEALMFLADRAEHYAKVVAPNANKIVISDRGFISGIAYALANENSYDAKILLEFNKFALNSNLPDKVVFFEADKELLEQRLLSRGGSDAVEARGFEYLLLVQQNMKNLLLDLNLNTLYIDASKSVQEISKEIEEFIQF, encoded by the coding sequence ATGTATATTTTATTTGAAGGCATAGACGGAGTTGGAAAAAGCACGCAAATAGAGCTTTTATCCGCAAAATACCAAAATCCTATCATCACAAAAGAACCCGGAGGAACGGAGTTTGGTGTGCATGTTAGGGAAATTTTACTCGGCGGTAAATTTAAATTAAGCCCAAGAGCTGAGGCCTTGATGTTTTTGGCTGATAGAGCCGAACATTATGCAAAAGTTGTTGCGCCTAATGCCAATAAAATCGTCATTAGCGATAGAGGATTTATCTCAGGTATAGCTTATGCCTTAGCTAACGAAAACAGCTATGATGCTAAAATTTTACTAGAATTTAACAAATTTGCCCTTAACTCAAATTTGCCGGATAAGGTTGTATTTTTTGAGGCAGATAAGGAGCTTTTAGAGCAAAGGTTACTTAGTAGAGGCGGATCGGACGCAGTAGAAGCAAGAGGTTTTGAGTATCTTTTGCTTGTTCAGCAAAATATGAAAAATTTACTCTTAGACTTAAATTTAAACACGCTTTATATAGATGCGAGCAAAAGCGTGCAAGAGATAAGTAAAGAGATAGAAGAATTTATACAATTTTAA
- a CDS encoding TolC family protein codes for MRILSLALVAVLSGCAVKDVNENFSEILLQNENRADVSINTKWWQEYNKNYLNELIELGIKNNIDLAKAAVAINKAMAQAGVLEAELIPTFNASVEVERSRDISTNSSWTRTNASGISLNYEIDLFRKLANARDAALWEARATRFDLEASKLSVINGIVDGYFNIAYLNESIRYYKILLDNYEKLQQIVLVKFQSGKEEELSLTKLQNSVISTKTRLLNAQNELLTIEKNIKILLNVKPGFELKTDEILISDIIPIGVDLEIPLESISTRPDLQAAIFRIEEGLLNLKASQKDFYPSITIGASLRGSDENFSDSFSMKFLSGNVSLNLPFLNYSKLKSNLKISEANFESAKLNYLSTLNTALNEISTSYKSYEKDTRVFDNYVKQFDNTQKISEIYNNKYQYGKAELKDYLEALNDQTDAYINLLSGKYNLLQDEIEIYQAMAGKFTKR; via the coding sequence ATGAGAATTTTAAGCTTGGCACTTGTGGCAGTTTTAAGCGGTTGTGCCGTTAAGGACGTAAATGAAAATTTCAGCGAAATTTTACTTCAAAACGAAAATAGGGCAGATGTAAGTATAAACACAAAATGGTGGCAAGAATACAACAAAAACTATCTAAATGAGCTTATCGAGCTTGGCATAAAAAACAATATCGACCTTGCTAAAGCAGCCGTTGCTATCAACAAAGCCATGGCTCAAGCAGGTGTTTTAGAAGCCGAACTTATACCTACTTTTAATGCAAGCGTTGAAGTAGAGCGTTCGCGCGATATATCTACAAATTCGTCTTGGACGCGAACAAATGCAAGTGGAATTTCATTAAATTATGAGATCGATTTGTTTAGAAAACTAGCCAATGCAAGAGATGCTGCCTTATGGGAAGCACGCGCTACCCGTTTTGACCTTGAAGCCAGTAAGTTGAGTGTTATAAATGGCATAGTAGACGGTTACTTTAATATTGCATACTTAAACGAGAGTATAAGGTATTATAAAATTTTACTGGATAATTATGAAAAACTGCAGCAAATCGTCTTGGTAAAATTTCAAAGCGGAAAAGAAGAAGAACTGTCTTTGACCAAACTACAAAATTCCGTCATTAGCACTAAAACCAGGCTACTAAATGCTCAAAATGAACTTTTAACTATCGAAAAAAATATTAAAATTTTACTTAATGTAAAACCTGGTTTTGAACTAAAAACAGATGAAATTTTAATAAGCGACATTATCCCGATCGGAGTTGATCTGGAAATACCACTTGAAAGTATCTCAACTCGTCCTGATTTGCAAGCTGCGATTTTTAGGATAGAAGAGGGGCTTTTAAATTTAAAAGCCAGTCAAAAAGACTTTTATCCAAGTATCACGATAGGGGCTAGTTTAAGAGGAAGTGATGAGAATTTTTCAGATAGTTTTTCTATGAAATTTCTAAGCGGTAATGTATCGTTAAATTTACCGTTTTTAAACTATTCAAAACTTAAATCAAACCTAAAAATTTCAGAAGCAAATTTTGAAAGCGCAAAACTAAACTATCTAAGCACGCTAAACACGGCTTTAAACGAAATTTCAACTAGCTATAAGTCATATGAAAAAGATACGCGAGTGTTTGACAACTATGTAAAGCAGTTTGACAATACACAAAAAATCAGTGAAATTTATAATAACAAATACCAATACGGCAAAGCAGAGCTAAAAGACTATCTTGAAGCACTAAACGATCAAACAGACGCTTATATAAATTTACTATCCGGAAAATACAATCTCCTGCAAGACGAGATAGAAATTTATCAAGCTATGGCCGGCAAATTTACCAAGAGATAA